The sequence ctcatgaataaataaaataaaaatctttaaaaaacatgtatttttgcCTACTTGATATTTTACTCAAATTTAGAATTTCATAAAAAGCTCTTAGCTATGAACCTAGTGATTGCCTAGAActtatacataaatttaaaatcaaaattagggGTTCCccgggatccctcggtggctcagcggtttggcgcctgcctttggctcagggcgcgatcctcgagttctgggattgagtcccacatcgggctccttgcatggagcctgcttctccctctgcctgtgtctctgcctctctctctctctatgtctatcatgaataaataaaaccttaaaaaaaaaattaggggatccctgggtggctcagcggtttggcacctgcctttggcccagggcgtgatcctggagtcccgggatcgagtcctgcattgggctcccggcatggagtctgcttctgtctctgcctctctctctctctctgtctatcatgaataaataaataaaatcttttaaaaaataaaaaatagggatccctgggtggcgcagcggtttggcgcctgcctttggcccggggcgcgatcctggagacccgggatcgggtcccacgtcgggctcccggtgcatggagcctgtttctccctctgcctgtgtctctgcctctctcgctctctctgtgtgactatcataaataaataaaaattttaaaaaaataaaaataaaaataaataaaaattaaggaactGGGGTTTAggtcctgcctatgtctctgcctctctctgtatgtctctcatgaatcaatcaatcaatcaatcaataaataaaatctttaaaaaaataaaaaataaaataaaaattaagggacacctgggtggctcagtggtttagtgtctgcctttggctcaggttgtgatcctgggatcgagtctcacatcaggctccctatagggagcctgcttctccccctgcctatgtctctgcctctctctgtatgtctctcatgaatcaataaataaactcttcaagaaaaattaaatcaaatcaaaGTTAAACCACTTATTTTGTCTCTATCaagttgtgtgtttgtgtgttccTGTGGTAATGGTGTTAAATttccaaatagaacaaaatttgCTTAAAATAGATATCATTAGCCCTTTCagattattttagaatatattataaaatagaacctttattttttattttatttttttaaaagattttatttatttattcatgagagacacagacagagagaggcaggctccatgcagggagccggatgtgggtgggactccaggatcaggccctgggctgaaggcaggtgttaaaccactgagtcacccaggcgtccctagaaccACTATTTTAAACTAGTTTTTTAAGGATTGGCCAGCACcgccaaaataaaaattataaaaatagtttaatgCCAAACTACAAGTAAGAATGTTATAAAGGAAActtttactctttaaaatttttaaaaatgtttttaaaaagttagaaattataagaaattattaaacaaagggcatgtgtaaatatatgtcattaaaaatgaattaacaacTGTTAAAGAATGAAAGTGTATAGccttattctttataataaaagcaaaataaaacaactctGAATTCATAGCAGCTTTGCTCAGAAAAGACAGCTGAACACAGCTCAGGTGTCTATCAACAGGAGAATCAATAAACACCTGTGGTATATTCATGCCATGGGATACAGCTCAGCaataaaagggagaagaaaacttGCTCATTCTTGAAACAACAGGGaggaatctcaaaaacattatgctgggtgaaagaaTTCTTATCCCAAAGAgtacatgttgtatgattccactgaTATGAAGTTCTGGAATTGGTAAGTAAACTAtgatttaaaagactgaaaacagCAGTTGCCTTTGGGATGAGGGCAGGTATTAGGGACAGGGTTTGATGGAAAGAGGCATGAAGCAACATTTTGGCATAATGGTGATGTCCTGTATCTTGATAGAAATTTATGTTTCATAGGTGTACgtgtttgtcaaaactcatcaaatggtACACTtaagaccctgaacagccaaagcaatcttgaaaaagaaaaacaaagctagaggtatcacaattccagatttcaagatataccacaaagctgtattaatcaaaacagcatggtcctggcacaaaaatagacagatgaatcaatggaacagaatagagaacccagaaataaacccctaCTTTTAGGGTCAATTCATCtacaacaaaggaagcaagaatatgcagtggaaaaaagacaatctcttcaacaaatggtgttgggaaaactggacagctactgcaaagaatgaaatgggaccactttcaccatgtacaaaaataaactcaaaatggattaaagacctaaatgtgaggcctgaaaccataaaattcttagaagaacaCATAGGtggtaatttctttgacattggccatgaaaacatttttctagatatgtctcctctgtcaagggaaacaaaagcaaaattaagctattgagactacatcaataagaaaatttttgcacagtgaaagaaatcattaacaaaacaaaaacgcaACCTAAAGGGGAGAAGATATATTTGATATGGtggtaatatccaaaatataaaaagaacttatataattcaacaccaaaggcacaaataatccaattaaaaataggcagaagagggatccctgggtggcgcagctgtttagcacctgcctttggcccagggcgcgatcctggagacccaggatcgaatcccacatcgggctcccggtgcatggagcctgcttctccctctgcctatgtctctgcctctctctctctctctctctctctctctgtgtgactatcataaataaataaaaattaaaaaaaaaataggcagaagacctaaataggcatttttacaaagaagacatgcaaatggctagacacatgaaaagatgctcaacatcactatcagggaaacgcaaattaaaaccacaaggagatatcactttacacctgacagaatgacaaaaatgagaaacaagtgttggtgaggagaaaaagaaatcttcatgcactgttggtgggaatgcaatatGGTGGAGTCACTGTGGAAAagtgtatggaggttcctcaaaaaattaaaaatagaactatcatatgatccagtaattccactactgggtatttacataaaggatatgaaaacactaatttgaagagctttatgcacctctatgtttattgcagcattatgtacaatagccaagatatggaagcaacctaagtgcccactgagacatgaatggataaagaagatgtggtatatatacacagtggaatatgaCCCGGCCATAacagagaatgaaatcttgccatttgcaacaatgtggatggatctagagggtattttgctaagtgaaataaatcagtctgagaaagacaaatatcacatgatttaaCTCAGGTGTGGAACTTAATAAACAAACCAaatgaatatacagaaaaaaaacaaataaaaaaagccaGACTCTAAAGAACAAAttgtggttgctagaggggagatggatagggggatgggtgaaaaagaaaaaagggatttttttttttttcttaagattttatttacttattcgtgagagacacacacacacacagaggcagagacataggcagagagagaagcaggcttcatgctgggaacccgatgtgggactcgattcccggtctccaggatcaggccctgggctgaaggccacgctaaactgctgggcaacccaggctgcccgaaaaaAGGGATTAAGTGTACACTtcccttgatgagcactgagaatgtatggaattgttagtcatcttgtacacctgaaactaatataacactgtgtgttaattatacttgaataacaGTTAAAAAGCCAAACAATGTGCTTGCTATAATGCTGCAATGTAGttttctggaggctgagaaaattaaggccattccactttaagttcagtgttatcacaagtacagccatcccaggcccctgtgaataagagctgaactttaccttacttcagttacaggaagaaaacagcttacagcttaacgtcctagaaagccccatattagaataaaaacagagcccaagccaagggctgGAAGCCCCTaatagaatgagaacagagctcaatgcccttgaaggccccatatcaaaatgtaaacagaacttgaggaattgctccaccccttctagaggtcccctagaccagtccttaaaactaagctgaaatccacctcggggtccaagtccctgctctgctgtgccgtgtatacttggacccaagctcgagcttgtaaataaaccctcgtgtgtttgcactGGTGTCGGCTCCTtcgtggtttctcggattcgcaatcttgggcacaacagtttCAAGACAAGGAGCCTGTCTTGCCTTTGTACAACACTGCTCTGCAAATCTCTCACATATAGATTCCTAAACTGCCACAGGGTTACCAGTTTGGGGAAACATCAAGTTATACTCAagatgtatacttaaaaattacaACTTTATTATATAACTCAGTGGTCATATACTTTACAAAGTAAATTGAGAGTTTTTACAGGTTTAGATATAGTATCTGAATGAGTCTTTGAAAATTCATGAATGGAAAGCTCATACCTAACTTCTATATAAGAACAAACTAGTCacagtcaaattttaaaaagcaggaaaaatatttgttttaaatgttagagaagtggattattattattattatttttgagtttttaagaaTGTATTGAGTGATAGATGGCGATTACATCAAGTGATCTGAGCAGACCTGCATAGGTAATAAAACACATCACATAGGTAGAATATACCAGTCCCAACGTGTATGGCTCCCCATTTCAGTAAGACTACGTGGTTCTctagagggaggaaggggtggcTGTCTCAGCTTTTTATTGGTCCAAGTTCCACTAAAGCTTGTAGAATTACCTACCATCAGGTAAATGCTTCTGTCTGTCTAGAAGAGGATTCAGCAGAGGAAACTGGACATTAATAATCTaggtcaagggatccctgggtggcgcagcggtttggcgcctgcctttggcccagggcgcgattctggagacccgggatcgaatcccacatcgggctcccggtgcatggagcctgcttctccctctgcctgtgtctctgcctctctctctctctctctgtgactatcataaataaattaaaaaaaaaattaaaaaaaaatctaggtcaaGGTTATATATAGGATGAAGTCTCAGAAAACTGAATTGTACAGACACTTACGTAAAAACCATTTCAAAGGACTTGTGAGTGTTAAGGttaataaagtattttcagaGATGCTGCATGTGAAGAACCCACCAACACTACATAGTGAACAACAAACAGCAGAAGGAAGTCTTCACTcaagtgaggaagacagaaaaatatttacactAAAGAAAGGGTTCAGAATGAAGTAATATTTACGGGATGCTAAAAAATTAATCTTCAGCCATAATGAGGCCTCTTCGAGCTCCCAAAAcctttgctttcttctcctttcgTCTTTGTTCATGTTGCTTCCGTTGTTCCTCCCGGTCTGGAGAGGAGTTTGTAAGTTTTCTTGTGGAAGCTAACTCTGTTGACATGTTGCTtgagagaattattttctttaggttGACCCCATGGTTTCAGTTTGCCTTTGTGTGGCTCATGGTTGAGGGGACAAGACAGATTTGCTTTGAGATCAAACACCAGTTTCTTGTTGGAGACTGGAGTCTGTGCTGCCTCAGTTGTCAGCCTGAATGGGGTAACAACAGAAGCAGAATTCCcctttgctgtctctctcttttttttttttttaatttttatttatttatgatagtcacagagagagagagagaggcagagacacaggcagagggagaagcaggctccatgcaccgggagcccgatgtgggattcgatcccaggtctccaggatcgtgccctgggccaaaggtaggcgccaaaccgctgcgccacccagggatcccccctttgcTGTCTTTAACTTGCATGTCCCCAGCACAGCCTGGCCTTTTGTAGTACTCCCACATGCAGTCACATGTGGAGACTTTCTGGCTGGAATCTTGGTCAGTGAACGCTTATGTTCATTATCTTTGGTAGCAGCTGAAAACCTGACATTCATTTTAGTTGCCAATAGAATGGAACGCTTGGCGGACCTTTTCCCACACAAAGTGCTCTGGCCTGTAGGGCCCAGGGGCTGGCCCTGCGAGCAGCACCGGCTGGAGGGAGTTCGAGCTTCAGGGAGCCTTCCAGGGAGAGGAACTGGAGTCACCACCCCTTCTTTGGTGACCGGCTGCTTCTCGAGTTCATTAAATGAGTTGTgttcttcaaaatgtttctttttcctctcaatATATTGATCAatggtcttcatttccttaaaacGAGCCTCATGAAGCTTCTTAAAGTTTGGAGTAGTGCTTatagttcttttactttttccaggTTTGGAAAACCTATCTGCGTAGAgaggcttctttctttctgcaggtacctttgaatctttattatcatttattcttctttttcctgtggAAACTGCATTCTCCTCTCCTTGGTCCTCATCTAGTGGTGAAGGAACTTCTCCAACAGTTCTGAGATCCtggttttcctgcttctcttgATTCTGGAATTCAGTGTGATCACTTATTTTCATCTCTGAACGATCCTGCTGGGAGTCAGAGTTCTTGCACCTTCTCCTTGTTTTGGTGATGTGGCCAATTGGCTCCCTCTTAGCTTGTTCCTGGCTGCTGATCTGCATCTCAGTCGCATCCCAAGAGGATGCAGAAGTTGGACTTCCATTCTGACTCTCAGTTTTTTTGCTCGTCTTTAAGGTAGGCTTTCAAGGCTTTTAACAACTTGTCTGCCCTCAGGTCAGCCCGGAGGCCCAGACTCTTGGCCAAGTTCTGCAGGTTGCTATACTTGAAGGAGTCAAGCTCCTCAAGGGAGGGTATGGCCATGGCGAGCTGCATCCAGGTGACCACGCAGAGGACGCGTACCCCACACTCAGCAAAGCAGTTCAAAACTCAGGCACccggattattattttttaaagatttatttattcatgagagacagagagagagaggcagagacacaggcagagggagaagtaggcttcccccagggaacctgatatgggactcgatccaggatcacgccctgagctgaaggcaagatgctcaaccgctgagccacccaggtgtccccagaaatgGATTATTATGCATAATATATAAGAATTTAttctgatatataaaaatatcataaatttgCCCTTATGAGCAAGTGACACAAATAGAATGAAATGCTGGTAATGagcaaatgggaaaatattcaggACATAACAAAACTCAAATAAACaatgagatatatttttatatctattaacTTGGCAAAGAAGATGTAATAGTGATACTGGTGCCAGAGTTTGCAATTAAACTGATGTGCTCATACCTTTCTGACAGTGGATATAAAACAGGAACTTGATACTATGTACTAAGAATCATAAAACTGTCCACACCTGACCCAGTAATTTCATTCATTGTAATTTAGGTGGAGGAGCTAATTCACAAGGAAGGCATCCCTAGGTATGAGGCTCTTCACCAGAGCATTCTCTATAATAACAGAAATTCAACCACCTAAATGCCCAGTAATAGGGAAAGTCAAAACAGTGAGGTAAGTTGTAGTACATTAATTGGATGGAATATTCTACAAGttaacagaaaaaatatgaagaatatcAGGTAGGGGAAGGAGTCATTCAAAATAgcattctgaaaaacaaaatatccaaTTATGCTTATAGCTCTGGAAAATATACCAGTATGTAGACAAGGACAatgaggaagcagaaaaaaaaatatattatatttgctcctcctccttctcttctaaTCATGAAGTCATGAAGctgacaaattttttaaaaaatattttatttatttattcatgggagacacatacagagaggcaaagagagaagcaggctccatgtagggagcctgatgtgggacttgattccgagactctgggatcacgccctgagctgacggcagatggtcaaccgctgagccacccagatgtccctatgaAGCTGGTAAATTTTCACTTGGCATTGACACACTCCTCTACCTGCAtgtgtcctcttttttttcattgttttgttcttACCTCTTTATTGGATGAGGATGCATCTCCAGGGCAGTTCAGGGCATCCATATCAcctagaaagaaaatcaatacatacatttattcattaattatgTGGCCTTTATTTTGTATTCGGCACTGGGATATAATACGGATCAAGATCTACTCCCCTCTGCTCACTGAGCTCAGTTTACACGAACATGGATAAAAAGGATTTGCAATATAGTATAAAAGTTCATAAACTGATAGGAAAAAAAAGCTAACTGGGAACCAGAATTTCTAGGTGTCAAATATTTTAACTCttcaatgggatttttttttaagattttatttatttattcatgagagacactgagagagagagagagagagagagagaaagagagagagagagagaaagaggggcagagacacaggcagagggagaagcaggctccaagcagagagcctaacgtgggactcgattccgggactccaggatcaggtcctgggctgcaggtggtgccaaaccactgagccacccaggctgcccggatttttcatttaaaatgggCTCAagggatttgcatttttaattattcCACTTTACATCAGACATTTCCCTCTTTCTGCCTTCTCCTCAGAGACATAAAAATGCTTGTCTCTCCTCCAAggcaaaaatcaaatttttactTCCACACTCCCtctcattatttttcctataattCTCCTTCCTTTTAGTCACAATTCCATACTGGttgtttctaatttcatttactcattcatctagcaacaattatttttttttttctttttaaggacaattttttaaaaaagattttaaaaatttatttattcatgagagacacagaaggagagagaggcagagattcaggcagagggagaagcaggctccatgcagggagcctgacgtggaactcaatcccgggtctccaggatcacgccctgggctgaaggtggcgctaaaccgctaagccacgaGGGCCTGCCCCAGCAACAATTGACTATGAACTAGAGATATATTAGCTCTGGACTAGGTGGCCTCTGGGGTAGAAGGAGAGCATAAAGATTCATGACATTGGCTCCCTAGAGGACAAATAAGACAGGATTTGACTCCTTCTAGGGAGATGCATCCTGACTAGGGACCTCACGACAGCAAACCCTTCGGCAAGAAAACATAGCTCAGAAGGCtttgaaaatccatttttaaaatatcaatttctttttttttaaatatcaatttctaTCCCACCACTGTCATTTAGACAATCTCCTCTCAAGTCCTAAACCTTAAAACACATCTCTTCTATTTCTTGTCCTTCCTCCCTTAGACTTACATCTTCATCAACCCTGATCTTCATGGCAATAATAGGAAATAAGTAGAATAGATGACaacacccattttacaggtgaaggaAATGAGATCTGACCAAGGCCATGTGACTGTAAGTGGAGGAAGGACGGTAAATGAGAAAAGTACTTGACCTGGAAAGTATTTGAGATAAAAGCTGTGGCCCTGTATTTGTAACTAATCCTTTCCCTCTTGGTCTGTTGCTTCACTAGAGAAGCTGTGCTCTACAGGGTCCTTCCAGCTGTTTACTCTTAGTGACAAAAATCTCTCCATTCCCTTCCAGTCTCCTCCCCTGGAGCATCTTAACCCTGGTGCCATAAGCTAGACCAATTTAAATCCAAATTTGGAGGAGATGGTGGAACCTGAGTATCAGGATTTTGTAAAGTTCCAGGAGATTCCAAAGAGCATTCAAGGTTGAGAATCAGTGTATTAGAAACTCCTGAGGGGCAGGCATGAGGGCCACCCAGATCTGTgttgccctgcccctccctccttatCTTCCAGTCTCCCAGGTGTCTCCTCCCTGTCCTAGGGCTGTTGCTGAAGCTGTAGTCAAGCCACACCCCTTAGCCACTTGCCACAAAATTTTCTGTCCCCTCCTGCTGATGGCCCTAATGGATCCTGCAGATTAAATGATCCCAGTGATCTTGGGCTGCCCTGGCATTGGTCTGTCAGACAATGGCACAAGCCACGTTGCTTGTTCTAATCGGAGCCCTGCAGAAAATATTCCAGGCTCCAGGGTGGGATTTTCGATGAGAAATGGCCCCAGGGCAGGTGATGGGGGAGCTCCCTCTTTCCTGCTTTCCTACaaccttcttcctcctcccctctcctcacccTCTCTCCAGACACTTGGCCCTGCTCTGTCCTAGTCTCCCAATTCCTTACAGCCTTACTTCTATTCAGCTTAAGAGAGAAGTACTTGGTTTTTCAAATTCTTGCTCTGAGATCAGGTAGTATGGGAGAGTCCAAGATAAGATGTCTGATATCAATTCTCACTGGTGCCTTCCTGGGATCCAGAACTCTTGAGCAAAGAGAAGAagcacctccccccaccccccggggagGTTTTCATGTTACTAAACTTTTCCAGCCAGAGGGATGTGCATAGGGTTATcctgtttatttatccatccttAATTCACTTCTCCAATGGAGATTTATTTTCACCATAAACAAGGTGAATCCCATGTTTCTTCCACAAGGTGTGTCCATCCCAGGAGCAGAGATAAGTATGTGCACATGGCCATACACGGTCTGCAGCTCAGATGTCACAGCAATATCACTCTTCCTTTGCCCTGTGTGTTCAAGTTCATGAGACCATATCAGCTCGAATATACAAGGAGGATATCTCTGTGAGGAAAGAGAATTGGACCATAGCCACTCCCCTGATGGAAGCCTCCCAAACCAGGATGCACTGGGCTATCTTGGTCAAGGGCAAAGGACAGGAAAAGCCAGGGCAATGAGAACAGTGTGAGAGCACCTAGGGGTGGACTGGGTCCCATGGACTAGGTCAGCTGGAAGAAATGTTGTTTCTGGACACAGTGTGCTGCTGG is a genomic window of Canis lupus familiaris isolate Mischka breed German Shepherd chromosome 21, alternate assembly UU_Cfam_GSD_1.0, whole genome shotgun sequence containing:
- the LOC100683373 gene encoding LOW QUALITY PROTEIN: nucleolar and spindle-associated protein 1-like isoform X4 (The sequence of the model RefSeq protein was modified relative to this genomic sequence to represent the inferred CDS: inserted 4 bases in 2 codons), producing the protein MAIPSLEELDSFKYSNLQNLAKSLGLRADLRADKLLKALKAYLKDEXKKTESQNGSPTSASSWDATEMQISSQEQAKREPIGHITKTRRRCKNSDSQQDRSEMKISDHTEFQNQEKQENQDLRTVGEVPSPLDEDQGEENAVSTGKRRINDNKDSKVPAERKKPLYADRFSKPGKSKRTISTTPNFKKLHEARFKEMKTIDQYIERKKKHFEEHNSFNELEKQPVTKEGVVTPVPLPGRLPEARTPSSRCCSQGQPLGPTGQSTLCGKRSAKRSILLATKMNVRFSAATKDNEHKRSLTKIPARKSPHVTACGSTTKGQAVLGTCKLKTAKGGSLGGKLKPWGQPKENNSLKQHVNRVSFHKKTYKXSSPDREEQRKQHEQRRKEKKAKVLGARRGLIMAED